The Manis javanica isolate MJ-LG chromosome 2, MJ_LKY, whole genome shotgun sequence genome contains a region encoding:
- the LOC140848082 gene encoding olfactory receptor 1J4-like, protein MRPENHSSMSEFLLLGLPIPPEQQGMFFALFLGMYLTTVLGNLLIILLVRLDSRLHTPMYFFLSHLALTDISFASITVPKMLMNMQTQCQSITYSGCILQVFFIALFGSLDSFLFTVMAYDRYVAICHPLHYISIMRDEVCILLVVGCWLSSCAQAFLHTLLVNQLSFCAGTIIPHFFCDLAVVLKSSCSDTSLNEQLLFAEGGLVFLMSVSGILGSYTRMAVIILKVPSLKRISKALSTCGSHLFVVFLYYGTIAGVYFFSSSSKFKEKDVIASVLYMTVTPMLNPFIYSLRNNDMKCALQKIFRTKDTPRMKSIPLSWARMGLVK, encoded by the coding sequence ATGAGGCCTGAGAACCACAGCAGCATGtccgagttcctcctcctggggctccccaTCCCCCCGGAGCAGCAGGGCATGTTCTTCGCCCTGTTCCTGGGCATGTACCTGACCACGGTgctggggaacctgctcatcatcctgcTCGTCAGGCTGGACTCgcgcctccacacccccatgtacttcttcctcagccacCTGGCCCTCACTGACATCTCCTTTGCATCCATCACTGTCCCAAAGATGCTGATGAACATGCAGACACAATGCCAATCTATCACATATTCTGGGTGCATTTTGCAGGTGTTTTTCATTGCATTGTTTGGTTCCCTTGATAGCTTTCTCTTCACAGTGATGGCGTATGACaggtatgtggccatctgtcaccctCTGCACTACATCAGCATCATGAGGGACGAGGTGTGTATCCTCCTTGTGGTTGGGTGTTGGCTCTCCTCCTGTGCCCAGGCCTTCCTGCACACCCTCCTTGTGAACCAGCTGTCCTTCTGTGCAGGGACGatcattccccacttcttttgtGATCTTGCTGTTGTGCTAAAGTCCTCCTGCTCAGACACCTCCCTCAACGAACAGCTTCTCTTTGCTGAAGGTGGACTGGTTTTCCTCATGTCGGTGAGTGGGATCCTGGGCTCTTATACCCGCATGGCAGTCATCATCCTGAAGGTCCCCTCCCTCAAAAGAATCTCTAAAGCCTTGTCTACATGTGGCTCCCACCTCTTCGTTGTTTTTTTATACTATGGGACGATTGCAGGTGtttactttttctcctcctctagcAAGTTCAAAGAGAAGGACGTCATTGCCTCAGTGTTGTATATGACTGtcacccccatgctgaacccctttatctacagcctgaggaataaCGATATGAAATGTGCTCTTCAGAAAATTTTCAGAACCAAGGACACCCCAAGGATGAAATCAATCCCACTGTCATGGGCACGCATGGGGCTTGTAAAATAG
- the LOC140848083 gene encoding olfactory receptor 1J4-like, giving the protein MRPGNQSSVSEFLLLGLPVPPEQQGMFFALFLGMYLTTVLGNLLIVLLVRLDSRLHTPMYFFLSHLALSDVSFASITVPKMLMNMQSQCRSITYSGCISQVYFIVLFGCLDSFLLAVMAYDRHVAICHPLHYTSIMRDEVCILLVVGCWLSSCAQALLHTLLVNQLSFCAGTIIPHFFCDLAVVLKSSCSDTSLNELLILIAGGLVFPLPLSGILGSYIRMAIIILKVPSLKRISKALSTCGSHLSVVLLYYGTIAGVYYFPSSADSMGKDIIASVMYTVVTPMLNPFIYSLRNNDVKCALQKIFRARGSPWCH; this is encoded by the coding sequence ATGAGGCCTGGCAACCAGAGCAGCGTGtccgagttcctcctcctggggctccccGTCCCCCCGGAGCAGCAGGGCATGTTCTTCGCCCTGTTCCTGGGCATGTACCTGACCACGGTgctggggaacctgctcatcgTCCTGCTCGTCAGGCTGGACTCgcgcctccacacccccatgtacttcttcctcagccacCTGGCCCTCTCTGACGTCTCCTTTGCATCCATCACTGTCCCAAAGATGCTGATGAATATGCAGAGTCAGTGCCGATCTATCACATATTCCGGGTGCATTTCTCAGGTGTATTTCATTGTATTGTTTGGTTGCCTTGACAGCTTTCTCCTCGCTGTGATGGCGTATGACAGGCatgtggccatctgtcaccctCTCCACTACACCAGCATCATGAGGGACGAGGTGTGTATCCTCCTTGTGGTTGGGTGCTGGCTCTCCTCCTGTGCCCAGGCTCTCCTGCACACCCTCCTTGTGAACCAGCTGTCCTTCTGTGCAGGGACGatcattccccacttcttttgtGATCTTGCTGTTGTGCTCAAGTCCTCCTGCTCCGACACCTCCCTCAATGAGCTGCTCATCCTCATTGCAGGAGGACTGGTCTTCCCACTGCCATTGAGTGGGATCCTAGGCTCATATATCCGCATGGCAATCATCATCCTGAAGGTCCCCTCCCTCAAAAGAATTTCTAAAGCCTTGTCTACCTGTGGCTCCCACCTCTCTGTAGTGCTTTTATACTATGGGACAATTGCAGGTGTTTACTACTTCCCCTCATCAGCTGACTCAATGGGCAAGGACATCATTGCCTCTGTGATGTACACGGTTGtcacccccatgctgaaccccttcatctacagcctgaggaacaatGATGTGAAATGTGCTCTTCAGAAAATATTCAGAGCCAGGGGCAGCCCTTGGTGCCATTAA